The following are encoded in a window of Cydia strobilella chromosome 1, ilCydStro3.1, whole genome shotgun sequence genomic DNA:
- the LOC134745432 gene encoding uncharacterized protein LOC134745432 produces MDNQYYYKLMASYLSKRNCDESFMRYFFGKTATKKTPEELERADERKRRLQRERSRRYRALKNARRQNEGSEEVAWSKQRTLPDDEPSDTDEPPTLCDLSYEPGSSDCASDDNSAHSAASEPAAAPPALSLRELLAQPNAELDYPTVHSLMFHWLQT; encoded by the coding sequence ATGGACAACCAGTACTATTACAAGCTGATGGCGAGTTATCTGTCCAAACGGAACTGCGACGAGTCGTTTATGAGGTACTTCTTTGGGAAAACTGCGACAAAGAAGACGCCCGAGGAATTAGAGCGGGCGGACGAGCGCAAACGGCGGCTGCAGCGGGAACGCTCGCGGCGCTACCGCGCGCTGAAGAACGCGAGACGGCAGAACGAGGGAAGCGAAGAGGTGGCTTGGTCGAAACAGCGCACGCTGCCCGACGACGAGCCAAGCGACACGGACGAGCCACCGACGCTGTGCGACCTGTCGTACGAGCCGGGCTCGTCGGACTGCGCGTCGGACGACAACTCGGCGCACTCGGCGGCCAGcgagcccgccgccgcgccgcccgcgctcaGCCTGCGCGAGCTGCTCGCCCAGCCTAACGCCGAGCTGGACTACCCCACCGTGCACAGCCTCATGTTCCACTGGCTGCAGACGTaa
- the LOC134745421 gene encoding chitinase-3-like protein 2 — protein MEKDIDSNLEAGDLVELLKVEERLVTHARALRWAACVMVFVGATLSFCLLVPPPPPRPAPALVCYYNTPSDARSLQPRDIPPHLCTHINVAFARVRNKTLHLEPPQLAAIRQVVLLKKSNPNLKVLVSVGGAGENGFADMVINHASRKQFIRSIKSLLRNYTLDGIDLDWEFPSGNRQRQHFSQLLREIRTEYLREKRDYLLTVAVVAEETMADASYDYDQLNLYTDFVNVMTYDFHFYTKMTPFTGFNSPLYSEPGQRLFLSTLNINYTMHMYLAKGLAPEKLVVGIPTYGHSFQLVNPGNTLPGSPAAGPGSLGVGGFVSYPDVCQFVKHPGGKQSRDAAAAVPYAHRGTEWLSYDDEESVARKAEFAARLGLRGAMVYSLDADDYSNVCRLKALPLVSAVRRALNGPLI, from the coding sequence ATGGAGAAGGATATTGATAGCAACCTGGAGGCGGGAGACCTAGTCGAGCTGCTGAAGGTGGAGGAGAGGTTGGTGACGCACGCGCGGGCGCTGCGCTGGGCCGCGTGCGTCATGGTGTTCGTGGGCGCCACGCTGTCGTTCTGCCTGCTGgtgccgccaccgccaccgcgtCCGGCGCCCGCGCTCGTCTGCTACTACAACACGCCCAGCGACGCGCGCTCTCTGCAGCCCAGAGACATACCGCCGCACTTGTGCACACACATCAATGTAGCCTTCGCCCGTGTGCGCAATAAAACCTTGCACTTGGAACCGCCACAATTGGCCGCCATACGCCAAGTAGTGTTGCTTAAAAAGTCTAATCCTAACCTGAAGGTGCTTGTGTCTGTAGGAGGCGCCGGTGAGAACGGTTTCGCCGACATGGTGATCAATCACGCCTCTCGCAAGCAATTCATTCGATCCATCAAAAGCCTCCTCCGTAACTATACCTTAGATGGAATAGATCTGGACTGGGAATTTCCATCTGGCAACCGGCAGCGACAACACTTCTCCCAGCTACTTCGGGAGATTCGAACAGAGTACCTTAGAGAAAAACGAGATTACTTACTGACTGTTGCTGTTGTGGCAGAGGAAACCATGGCCGATGCATCATATGATTATGATCAACTAAACTTGTACACTGACTTTGTGAATGTTATGACTTACGATTTTCATTTCTACACTAAAATGACTCCATTCACTGGCTTCAACTCCCCGCTGTATTCCGAACCGGGGCAGCGGTTGTTCCTTTCCACACTGAATATAAACTACACGATGCACATGTACCTCGCTAAAGGGCTGGCACCGGAAAAGCTTGTAGTTGGGATTCCTACATACGGGCACTCATTTCAGCTGGTAAATCCAGGTAACACATTGCCGGGTAGTCCAGCAGCAGGGCCCGGCAGCTTAGGCGTTGGTGGATTTGTGTCATATCCGGATGTGTGTCAATTTGTGAAACATCCGGGCGGGAAGCAGTCGCGGGATGCCGCCGCGGCGGTGCCCTACGCGCACCGCGGGACGGAGTGGCTGTCGTATGATGATGAAGAAAGTGTAGCTAGGAAGGCTGAGTTCGCAGCGCGATTGGGGCTGCGCGGGGCTATGGTTTACTCGCTCGACGCTGATGATTACTCCAATGTCTGTAGGCTGAAGGCTCTGCCGCTCGTGTCCGCCGTCCGTCGCGCGCTGAACGGTCCTCTGATTTAA